Within the Nitrospira sp. genome, the region GTCCGATGGCGAGCGAGACGGTCGATCGAGTGGCCAACTCCATTTGTTCCGGCGCATAGCGCGACATGAATCGGTCGCCGAGCGTATTGATGAGGTAGCCGCCTTCTCCACGTGCGCCTTCGGTGATGAGGATCCCGGTATTCTTCAACGTGGTGGGGTGAAACTGGACGAATTCCATGTCCATGAGAGGCGCCCCAGCCCGATAGGCGAGAGCCATCCCGTCGCCTGTGTTGATGACTGCATTCGTACTCGTATAAAAGAGACGGCCGCTGCCGCCCGTGGCGAGGATGACGGCTTTGGCTCCGATGGCGTGTAATCCTCCGTGGATCAGGTCCCACGCAACGACTCCGCGGCACGTACCCTCATGTACGATCAGCGATGTGACGTACCACTCTTCGTACACCTGGAGGTGTCGTCGGAGCAGTTGTTCGTACATGGTGTGGAGAATGGCGTGCCCGGTGCGGTCGGCGGCGTAACACGTGCGTGGAAAGCCTGCCCCGCCGAACGGGCGCTGTGCGATGCGCCCGTCTTCCGTACGGCTGAAAATGACCCCCATCCGTTCCAACTCCAGAATATCCCCCGGGGCTTCCCGGCACATGGTCTCGATGGCGTCCTGATCTCCCAAAAAAACCCCGCCCTTGGTGGTATCGTAGGCATGGGCCTGCCACGAGTCGTCCGGCCCGAGCGCAGCGTTGATCCCCCCCTGTGCCGCCACCGAATGGCTTCGCACCGGGTGGACCTTGGACACGAGTGCGACGTCCAAGTGGGGCGGGGCCGCCAGCGCGGCCCGCATGCCGGCCAAGCCGGCTCCGACGATGACAATGTCATGCATGTTCATGGACAGACTCGCATTAGGCCAGTCAGGGATCGAAAATCGAGGCCATGGTATCGGGGGTCGACATTGGCCATGCGTGCTTCCTTATCGCCGATCCCTGTCTGCAAGGCAAGGCGGGGGCGGCATTCTCGATCTAGGCCTTCCACAGGCTATACTTGTCCATAAGGGAGAACGCCTGCCACATACGTCGTCACAAGGAGACCTGTTCGTGGTGTGCGCAGGGAGCCTTTTGCTCTTGTAGTCGACTGTGATAAATGAACGTGCGTAACCGCTAGCCAGTTCGAGGAGCTTTTCATGTCACAGACGCGTCATTCAGGCCGCTCAGCTTCCATGTGGCTGGAACCGGCCGATCGATTCAGCCATCGGCACATCGGTCCCAGCGAGGCCGATACCCAAGAGATGTTAGCCACACTGGGTATGCGCTCGCTCCAAGAACTGACCGATGCGGCGATGCCGGCAAATATTAGGCTTGAACGTCCTTTATCCCTACCGGACGCCAAGAGCGAACACGACGTGTTGACGCACCTGCGGCACGTGGCGGACAAGAATCGCGTGGCGCGTTCCCTGCTTGGAATGGGCTATTCGGATTGCATCACCCCTTCGGTGATCCTCCGCAACATTCTCGAAAATCCTGGCTGGTACACACAGTACACACCCTATCAAGCCGAAATCGCCCAAGGGCGCCTCGAAGCCTTGGTCAACTATCAGACCATGGTGTCGGATCTCACCGGCCTTCCGCTGGCGAACG harbors:
- a CDS encoding fumarate reductase flavoprotein subunit produces the protein MNMHDIVIVGAGLAGMRAALAAPPHLDVALVSKVHPVRSHSVAAQGGINAALGPDDSWQAHAYDTTKGGVFLGDQDAIETMCREAPGDILELERMGVIFSRTEDGRIAQRPFGGAGFPRTCYAADRTGHAILHTMYEQLLRRHLQVYEEWYVTSLIVHEGTCRGVVAWDLIHGGLHAIGAKAVILATGGSGRLFYTSTNAVINTGDGMALAYRAGAPLMDMEFVQFHPTTLKNTGILITEGARGEGGYLINTLGDRFMSRYAPEQMELATRSTVSLAIGREILEGRGVDGCILLDLRHLGRERILERLPQIRQLSLEFAGIDPIESPVPVQPGAHYQMGGVRTNAWGETPVAGLFAAGECACVSIHGANRLGGNSLLETIVFGRRTGVRAGEYVRGLGPKTPPENSLAAETRRVARLMENRGSLRAWQLRDELGRLMSTNLGIFRTRESMSTALEELRQIRIRVGQVTLHDHGKTFNTDLSQALELSSLADIAETIVVGALAREESRGAHYRADFPLRNDAEWLRHTLTTQSPDGPVLTYAPVTVTNVPPK